From the Lathyrus oleraceus cultivar Zhongwan6 chromosome 3, CAAS_Psat_ZW6_1.0, whole genome shotgun sequence genome, the window acaattaaaaatattcacaaaatcaattaaatcatgaaaaattttaataatgatccaaaaaataattttaattcagaaataTTTACAAAGCCAAATCTTGTTTTCTCTTGATCAAATACATCCATCAACCATATTTTCATGATCCTCGAGTTGAGAAGTCCATGATTGACCAAAAATgtcaaaagtcaaactttgactttgcctCAGTTAactttgtatcagatgaatccaatTCTTACAATCTTTAATGAATGGGATCTCTTGGGAATATTGGATAATGTGAATGGTTCACttatgatgtatttgaagtctttgaaccatacttcaagctttgggatcatgccttggctaaaaagtcaaccagttgactttgggtcaAAACCCTAGTTAAGGGTATAAGATGAACTCTGGCCTTGAGGAATTTGAGATGGAATGATCTTGAAATTGATTCTTGTTGATGGAAGTCACTTGATCACTTGGGAAGGATGAAGAGTTTGAAATGTTGAAACTCATGTCAAGTCTTtattgatcaatctttgaaagctcttggtgcaaaaccctaacttaagacaaacaaagtagaaaatctttgtgtattttcaataggttagtaaTGCAAATATGATAGATGTCATGTaaatgatacaaatgatggtggcatcttagggttgaaaattagggtatgacaaccAGGTCCGAGGGCGTGGGCGTGGGCGTAGAGGCGTTAGTGGCGGCTTGTAGGCGGCACTTGAGAACTTAGGCACGACGCATCAGCGTTAATGAGGCGACGCTCCGGCGGTCGGCCTTTGGTCGACATGCTGCAAATTAATTCTAAATATTGCTCCAAGGTTTTGGTCGTTGCTTGCAATTTGAATTTCAAATTCAAAGTATACAACACTTCATGAAGTAGTGCATTGTATTATCATAGGTGAATCATTGCAACATATGGTGAAAATGTGTTGTTTCATCAAAATATGCAAACTTATGAAACAACACATGCATGATCTATAAATACATGATTCTGAGTTCGAAAATGATTCACTCAAAATCTGTACATCCTCTTAAACATTCCAGACACACTTCCTTGCATTCGAGTTCTTCACATGTCTTGTGCAGACTCGATTAAAAAGTTAAATTATCCTGTGTATTCTTACTTTCCGACTCTAAGACATCAaagagagtgcttgaaatacttgTAAGGAAACTGACTTTGTTCACGATTCAACCTGAATCCATTTAATCTTGTCGAAAGAGAGTGCATTGATGACTTTGCTACACTCCATCTCAACTTCATCAATGCATTTTTGATTTCCAGAAGACTCCTTCATCTTTCTTCCCATCttaagttgttgttgttgttattaagtatCAAGCTGATGCAGATCTTCTGAAGGTAAGATGCCTCTTCATTGGATTTCTATTTATTGCATTTCTCTTTGTCTTTGTTAATCTATGCTTCTTCTCCATGATAATTTTGTTGTTATTTATGTAACCACAATTACCATATCTAGTATCAACCTCTTCCTTATACCTTTCCTCATTTATGTAGATTACATGACCCTATCTCCAACTATTGTGAGTCTTGTGATAGTAAGTCTCTTTTTCAAAGGTTATGCCTTCCTTgtatttttattttcatttgtTAGGCTTACGCCCCACCTCAATGCTTTTGTGATTGTTGCTTTTGCAGGTCATAGTACCTCTTATAATTTCAGTCTCATCATTGATTCTATCATCATTTATGTAAGTTCTCGTCCCCTGACTTCTTATGTTCTTCTTATGCTTCTCCTGGTTAGTGTTTCCTTTATTAATCATGTTCTTTTGATTATTATTTTTCAGGTTTCTCCCCTGATGATCTTTGTCCCTTTTATACATGTCGCTCCTTGATGACAGATTGTCATTACATGATTTTTATGAGTATTTGCGATGAATTCGATGAAATCTTAAGTTAAAGACGAGCTAAATATAAAGAAAtatgaagaaaatgaagaagtCGAAGAAACAAAGCAAAACTAAGAAACCGAGAAGAAATTGTGAAGAAACGAGTAATTTTCAGCATAATTTACATCTTGGCGCAGGGTCTTTGCAAAATGGAGCTAAAAGAAATATCTACATTCTGGAATAATCATGCACGCGATGGAAAGGATCGCACGCGATGCAGCATGTTCAAAATCATGTGCGCGGTGGAAAAGTATCACGCGTGCGATGAATTGTTTTCTGGGCTTTTCTGACGCATTTTGACTGCTTTAAAATGAGAAGTTTGATACTTTTCCAAGGGTTACTAATTTTGACTGTTTTTGGTATTATATTTTGAATTATGAGTAGTTAAAACCCTCTAGGTAAGATTGTGCTATAATGAACTTATTTCAATATTATTTGGCAATATATTGATTTGACTTTGCATGGATGCTTTAATCTATAATTCTATTCAATTGTTTCTCAATCGTATTGCTTTTTTTGTGAGATACTtttttaatctgattttggacATATAGGGAATACTAACTATTAGTCTATGTGTTAGACCTAAGGCAATTGTCATGCTTACGCTGGTTAACTAGGAATAGGAAATCCCAGGTAGTGGATAGTGAATTAACGCTTTGTTGCATCACCTAATTCTGCTTATGCTAATGGACTAGGGATAGGAAGCCCCGAGTAGTGATTAGTGAGCTATATCACTAAGGGATTCGTTATAAATGTTTTGTTAATTCGCTGTGGTATTATATTGATGAGATTGTTCATGTAAGGtatcaaacatcaacaatggagAAATATAGAATTCTAGATACAACCTAACCGCTTTCATAATTTTGTCTGAACTCTTTGTTATTTTCGCTTTGAAATTTGAAGCCCCCCTCCCCTCATTTACTATTTTCTACGCATTTGACACTTTTTGTCTTGTTAAAAAACAGTCCATATGAATTCGATATTTTATTACTACAACACTATCGATACACCTGCCGAGAAGTCACCAAAATTTTGACATCGTTGCAGAGAACTATTGATAATTTCAATAAGGCAACACCTGTGCAATGTTtagttttttttatatttttatttttgttttcaattataaatattttatttttgtttcttcttaatttttcttttctattttttctttatttttagtTTTATTGTTAATTTTCTTTATTTAATGAAATGTTACTAAgatatttttctttttgtttagatGCAAAGTCAAGACAATCATGCAAGAGGAATTAGCTGATACTTTAACAAAGTTCATAGCTTATATAAAGGAATGTGGAGTAGATAACAGCCCATGAGAGTCTAACCATCTGCTGCTTATTTAACTTACTTTAATACATATAACCGAATACAACCCGTGTTAATCGATTACATCACTTAAATTATTCAAAAAGATGACACATGTGCAGTGTTtagtttttttatatttttatttttgttttcaattataaatatttttattttataaatattttattttattttcctcttaattttctttttctattttttttctttcttttggGTTTTATTGTTAATTTTCTTTATCTAATGCAATATTACTAAGatgtttttctttttgtttaaaTGCAAAGTCAAGACAATCACGCAATCACGCAAGACAAACTAGTTCTTACTTCAGCAAAGTTCATAACTTATATAAAGGAATGTGGAGTAGATAACAGTCGGTGAAAGTCTAACCATCTGCTGCTTATTTAATTTACTTTGACACGTATAACCGAATACAGTCACGTATAACCGAATACAATCCGTGTTAATTGATTACATCACTTAAATTATTCAAAAACTGAAAAACAGTTAGCAGGCGATGGAAGTATAACCATAAAGCAAGAACAACGTATGAGTTAGAATCTATAATTTATAACATACAAGTTAGAGTCAGTAATTTATCACATTCAATCTTATTGTCTATAAGATCTTTCCAACAACTCTAATGATTCATATATCGAACAATTAGATCATTAATCAAACCACATAATTATATCATAGTAAACGGgataattcaattaaataaacTACCTCATAATAAAACTATATAATTATTAAATTTGTCGAATAAGATGTGACTTtgtctttaaaaaaaattacaacatttacaaaattaaaaaatatcacaaattcatttttttatttcaaattttaAACCTATTAATCACACAGAATAAAATAGTATAAGATATAAATCAACTAAATTTTAAACAAAATTTAATTCTAACATAATTTGAATAACAAAATAACGGCAATATCTAATAATGAAAAAATTATTTCAAATAATATTTACTTATATTTTAGAGATAAAGTAGACGAGTTTTGCTTTATCTCCtgaaatatatattttttaattcccctataatattattttttgatttttccCCTAAGAATACAATTTGAACACTGAATTTAGGGGTAGACAAAAAAAAATTACATGAGAGACATAACTTGTACGTTTAAGAGGGTAGAAAGATTTCGTATTTTTAATcctatattttaattttatttataaaaaaataattatcAAAACAACATTGTTACTCATGAAAAAAAACTAACATTTAACCCGGATACTAATTTTGACCAGCCATAACCAATTCTTATTGATTCAACTAACCTGTCTGATCAGATTTTTAAAACAATGATTTTTAAAAAACCATGACCTATTACAATTCTAATAACCAAACTAACTGAATcattattaataataataatcttCTTGCCAGCTCTTTAATATTGTGGAACGATAATATTTTGGAAAGATGTTGGGCTGGGATGTGAGCATTGTTGTACCCAAAAACAAAACAGTTGGTCGAGTATTCAGGAATAAGAATAATCCAACCTACCATCACATAAACTGCCCTGGATTAACACATAATTATTATATTTCCTTATCTACATTCCACActaattattatttatttaatagTAATAATAATTGTAATATTCTTTGTAAGATTTCTCCATTTAATCTATTGTTTAAATACACAattatttttcttccttttatACATTATAATATCAATCATCGGgaaattaataataaaaatgtaaCAACCTTTTCTAAAAATTTAACATATTATAACTAGCTCTTTTACGACACATAAATTTCATAAGTGAATCAGCATAAAGAAAATGCTAACAAATATTCCTAAGATAATATTTAAAGAACCATATAAGAAAAATTCTAACAAAGACAACATACCTGTCAAACATTGCCACCCCTCGGTTGATGACACCAACACCTTAAAAAAAATCCTTAATTTCATTCAGGAAACCTGTTATTTGTCATATTTGGCAAGAACATGTTCTACTAGTGTCATCTGATCTAATGTCAAAATAAGCAAAACTTGATGATAATCTTCTATTGACTTTAAATAAACTCTAcaaaaaaaagtgaaaaacaaatTTTGTACACCCTTTTAAAGCTTTACAACAGAAAGCACTTCAGAAAACGTTCAATCTAAAATCTGAATATACAAACAAATCAATCTATAACACAAACTAGTGGAAGATAATCATGTTTTCTCAAATTCAATCTTTGCTTACAGACGGGCGTTCAGAGTTTCCTTTCTCTTCCTTACTATTTGAAACACGTTCAGAGTTTCCTTCCGCTTCCATACTATTAGAAACACGCTCAGAGTTTTCTTCGTCTTCTTCGTTACAAGTAGACGCGCGGCGATTTTGTAATTGCAATGTATATGCTTGATAACCAGTTGGACTGCAGAGCTGACCCGAGTTACTGTTAGTAGATTTTTCGATATCAAGTCTCCCTGCAATAAAAGGAATTGGCCTTTCAACAACCGAGGGCAACGGTTCATCATCTGTTTCCAACATTTTCACAACCTGATCCATCGTAGGCCTCGCATATAACTGTGGATGAGAACATAAAACAGCAACCAGCACATACTTCTCAAGAATTTCCGGTGTTCCAGATTCTGGCATACCATCCTCAACAACATCCAAAGCCCTATTGTTTCTAACTAACGACCAGGCCAAGTCGCTGAAAGCAGATGGTTGACCATCCTCATTCGTTTCAAGCGCCTTTCTTCCACTCAAAAGCTCGAGAAGCAAAACACCAAAACTAAACACGTCACTCCTCTCTGTCAACTGTCCATACAAAGCATACTCAGGAGCAACATATCCCATAGTTCCAGCTACCCTAGTACTCATATGAGTCATTCCCTCAGGATTGAACTTCGCCAATCCAAAATCCGCTACCTTAGCTTCAAACTTCTCATCCAAAAGTATATTACTCGCTTTAATATCCCTATGAATAATCGAAGGCTGAGCACCATAATGCAAATAAGCCAAACCCCTAGCCGTGCCAAGCGCGATCTTCTGACGAATCGGCCAACTCAATTTCTTCTTCGAAGAACCAAACAAATGATCATAAAGACTCCCATTCTCCATCAAATCAGTAACAATAATCCTTTGATGACCTTCTAAATTAGTCGTCGCCGTACAATAGCCTCTCAAAGCAACAAGATTAACATGTCGAACACTCGCAATAACTTCAACCTCATGACTAAAACTCGCATCACCAGCAACCGAACAATTCTTAAACCTTTTCATTGCAACTTCACTTCCATCCGATAATAAACCTTTATAAACATTTCCATAACCACCACTTCCAATTATATTATCCCTAGAAAAATTCCTAGTTGCTTTCTTAATCTCATCAAAACTAAACCTAATCAAAGTAGTACTCTGGTTCATATTATCCAAACCAGAACTCAACCCTAAAATAATCTCGGTTCTACTACTATTACCCTTCGAATTCCCACTCTTTTTCTTCTTATATCTAAAATAACCCCAAAAACCACCAAACAATAACAATCCTAAAAACACAAAAACAGTAACAAGCACAATGACAATGGTGTGATGCTTACTACCAGAACCCGAAGACGACGAAAAATCGAGACCGAACAAACACTTAGCAGTTCCGATGTTAGTAGGACCAAACTGATCGGAAAGTGAAGCGGCGTAAATCGCGGTATAAGATCTACAATCAGAGACATTACTGACGGTTACTCCGGTCAATGAAGTAAGAACTTCCGAGCGTTTCGCTGTGCAGAGAGCGCAAGGAGCGTTGTTATCAAGAGATACGTTACAGTTCGATTGAAGAGATAGAAGCGCGGGTGGCGAAACTTGTTGTTCGAATTGTTGTTTGGTTGTGATGTTCATGCAACCTTGAGAGATCCACGAGGTTTGAAAGCCGCAAGAGGGACGAATATCGAAATTAGGTTGAAATTCGTCGATGAAGGATTGGAAAGAAGACCAGCATGATTCGGAGGTGTTGGGAGGTGGAACGAAGAAGCCGGTGCGGTGGAGGTAATCGGCTTGGACGAGGTGGAGAGCTTGGAGGATGTAGTGGCACTGGGAGCCGGAGGTTGTGGAAGGTCGTGAGCCGTCGCCGATGTGGCGGAGGAGGGTTATGTTTAAGGGACATGGTGTGGCGGAGAAGGAAAAGGAGGGGAAAAGGAGGAGAAGGAAAAGGAGGGGAAAGAAATTGAAGAGAAGTGACATTTGAGGTGGTGGTTTTGTTTCAAATGGAAGAAAAGTGAAAAGGGTCGGTGAGTTTTAGCATTAGGAAGGGAAAaggagagagaaagagaaagaggaagagaAACAAAAAGGGATAATTCAAATAGCAATTTTTGAGTGTTTGACTATGGTGGAGTTTGTTTGTTCATGGTGTGTGTCTCATGCATTATCTTATTCAACCTTTAGTCATCCACCCACCAAATAAATATGTTTTTCATTATTTTCCTTTAAAAAAATTATCCAATTTAAGTCCTAATTCTTTTAATAAAAGTTAATAAGATTAAGGGGTCTTTGATTTGGTTTTATAAAactgttttttaatttttaaagTTTGAAAATTATAAAATTTATTATGTAGTCTAGTTTTCTAAAACTAAAAAACTAAAACAAATTTTATAGATTTTTTGTTTTATTGTTTAGTTTTGGAAATTAGGGGGAAATTTTTTTAAAATGGGTATATTTActttaaaacaatttttaaaattagattataaatatgttttttttcttcaaaactctttttaaattaatttataaaataatttttaaaagcTAAAAATTAAAATTCATTCCAACGAACCATAATTCTTAAAATTCTTTATGCTGAGATTTTTTGTTTTTATCATGGTTTGAAGTTGTGTGGATACTAGTTTTAAACATACATTGTTTCTTTCTAATTTGGTTATTGTTAATAACCTTTTTTATAAGGCTTTGAATGTCCATCACAACACAAGTATGGTAATTTGATATTGGCTATTAAAAAAATCAGAGGAATGCTCTGCTCACATTGCATTGAAAAGTCATATTTCTGAAGTTTGAAAATATTCTTATTATAGAAGTTAACCTTTGGAATCCTTCATACACACTAAAATATTTCGTAAATGAGATATTTTTATTCTTGTTAAAGATTAACTTCTTTGTTTTCGGTCAAGAAGAATCTAATACGACTTGTTAGAGTGTCTACTATGTATTTCTTGTCACGTATTTGTTTATCCTTTATCCTTAAAACATCCTCCTATTTATAAGTTTCCATCTCCTTCTCTTCCCATTTTGATCGACTCTTCATATCCTTCATAAATTTATCTATCAATAACGTTTGTCGCCCTCATAATTGTCATATAACGTCTATCTCTTCACTAATTATAACTCTCTGTCATAATGTATCACCCAGTAACCGTTTCTTATGATCTACAAATGACATATTGGTCTTGTCATCGGATCCGACTTGTATTAATTGGACTATTCTTGACTTTATGAGATGTCGACTCCACCTTGCATTCTCGGCTTTACTCTTCGTCCTCTGATAAAACTCTCTGTCAACCAAGTAATTTATTTTGGAACCAACCTTACCCCAGAAAATCAATGACAACTCAGCGGTCTCATGTGTTTTTATCTGTTGTTTTATGTAAAAGTCATTAAAGTGTTATGAAACAACTTCCAGGTAATCAACATGTCTTGATATCAAATCACATAGCCTGTTCTTATCATGAAAGTCCTCACTAgttgatgatgaatgaacaaCAAAATTTGAACCTTCTAAAATATATAAACCACATATTTTAGACCATTTAATTGTGATCACTTCATTATAAGTAATCTTTACCACCCCATGTTCAACTCTAGTCCAATATCCTAGATCATCAAACCTGTTTATGGATATCAAATTTCACCTGAATTCCAGAACATACCTCACGTTGTGAAGAAGAAACTCACGATCATTGAACATTTTAAGTCTGACCATATTGATACCATGAACCTTGCAAGATTTATTGCCACCTAAGAGAACTATTCCACCTTGCTCTAAATTCAAAGTCTCAAATTTCTTGGACACGTGTGATAAGAGTAACCTGAGTTTATAACCCAACTATCTTCTGTCTCCAAACTCGACACCACCAATGCACCAACACTCTCATAACCATCATCATCTAAAGCAACCGCAACTTGAACAAAATCATCATTATCTTTTCTCTCGGGAAAATTCCCTTTGAAGTACCCGATTTTCTGACAATTATAGCATTTTACTTTGAGTTGTCAAACATTTTTTATTTAGACATCCATTTACGCTCATGTCCTCCTCTTGATACACTTAAGTCTTCATCATCATATTAATCTTAAAATCTTTTAACTTTGAAAATCATTTGGATCTCACAGCCGCTTGGACTCCCGCTAAAGTAATAGTACCTTCcttattgtcataccccaaaatttgtctgttaatttttatgataaattgattcatgcatgacattcatttcacatttgcattcactcattagcatacattctcatataaattataaattttaatttatttattatgtgatacagatataaataataataattttggttatctgtatgatataaataaattatatatatataaataaaatagttttaatttaacgataaataaaaatagattttaattttaattgtataattaaaattttaaattaattttatttgttaaagctcattaaattataataactattttttataatttagtgactcatgttccatttattcattatttataaatagtatttatttagtaattcacgttttttacttaataaaatttatttataagagtaacattttttaagcccataaattataaaataattttgattgatataagtaagaataattttgatttttttttaaatgatgaaagtaaaaatagaaatatgtttaaattttaattcaattatgtaactaaaatttaaattaatttttatttaaattattcattatttataataatatttgtatttaataaatatttagcaaggttaaaccctaactctcctaaagtataggaagggatctaaatatttagcaaggttaaaccctaactctcctaaagtataggaagagatccaaatatttagcaaggttaaacctaaagtataggaagggatccaaatatttagcaaggttaaaccctaatccacgccattataaatacttcatatggctgcagcgagagggAGGAGACGGAAAAAaaggagagatacagcagaagaagatacacaaggcaaggcagaagcaagaagattcacgggcagggaaaggagaagcaaccataaagcactcatagcctgaataagaacaacacacatacagtgagcaagctagaagaatcaaatccccagtaagtgtttattatggaatttgcatccagcatgattaccttgcaatactccttaattcatgcatgaataatattggtttaatatatttattgagatgatgtattcatggtttggtggatgttgatattgctttattcaagtatgcatctgttcttgatatgtcattTAAAGAATTATATATGTTTGCATGTttaaagaattatatctgtcatttaattattatatgagtgttgtttctagcatgattatgtttatttcacatgttgttattacataataatgatgatgacgatataatggtgataatataaatccttggttgtctttaacatgtatgtgtaaggtttgttttatcattatcacttgtagtaaagagaactaatacatgagtaaaataatataagcttcttgatttgtgcatggctatttttattattgcataataattacatatgatcttattttatgtgtgttctttgatataagatgaagttacaagtttgttatattcacatgaaagaaacagcatgagaaaaatAAAGTAATTTGCCGTAAGAGAGAAGgttgtaacatgcatggtggtgttgtgtcaaaaatggaaaaatccatgtagaattaatatatattttaatgagggcgaataaataacgaatggaccaacatggctcgttggtagctccccctCACTGCAATGTAGAGGTCCTAGCTTTTCAGttttttactatgtttactccctttccactataattaattcaccactatttttctattattaaaataaaacctattaattaattttctaattaatatattatattggttatttaaactaggatataatttaatctagtttattaattaaattttcatatatcacttaattaattaaaatgggctattttgaataataaaaatctaattatattttttttctcttttcttttaaaatttctatcaatttagtctaagtttttccataaattcctaaaaaaaagtttctattattatagactaaaaatatttttaattcattcttaaatttagtttatttatttcatttgtcatgaattttgtatgcccttttaattttgtactcgttaa encodes:
- the LOC127126195 gene encoding probable LRR receptor-like serine/threonine-protein kinase RKF3, giving the protein MSLLFNFFPLLFLLLLFPSFSFSATPCPLNITLLRHIGDGSRPSTTSGSQCHYILQALHLVQADYLHRTGFFVPPPNTSESCWSSFQSFIDEFQPNFDIRPSCGFQTSWISQGCMNITTKQQFEQQVSPPALLSLQSNCNVSLDNNAPCALCTAKRSEVLTSLTGVTVSNVSDCRSYTAIYAASLSDQFGPTNIGTAKCLFGLDFSSSSGSGSKHHTIVIVLVTVFVFLGLLLFGGFWGYFRYKKKKSGNSKGNSSRTEIILGLSSGLDNMNQSTTLIRFSFDEIKKATRNFSRDNIIGSGGYGNVYKGLLSDGSEVAMKRFKNCSVAGDASFSHEVEVIASVRHVNLVALRGYCTATTNLEGHQRIIVTDLMENGSLYDHLFGSSKKKLSWPIRQKIALGTARGLAYLHYGAQPSIIHRDIKASNILLDEKFEAKVADFGLAKFNPEGMTHMSTRVAGTMGYVAPEYALYGQLTERSDVFSFGVLLLELLSGRKALETNEDGQPSAFSDLAWSLVRNNRALDVVEDGMPESGTPEILEKYVLVAVLCSHPQLYARPTMDQVVKMLETDDEPLPSVVERPIPFIAGRLDIEKSTNSNSGQLCSPTGYQAYTLQLQNRRASTCNEEDEENSERVSNSMEAEGNSERVSNSKEEKGNSERPSVSKD